The Cylindrospermum stagnale PCC 7417 genome segment CGTTTTGGATATAATAACTGCTGTCTGGTTCAGCACCTGATTCCAAGTCATCTCTTGTTAACGTTAGTGAACCAACCCGGTTAACTTCTAATCCTAACTCTTCACACAATACCCCAACGAAAACCTCAATTAGGCGGTTTGAGCTTTCGTGCGGCTTGAGAGGAGTCATAATTTCTATGGTTCCCTTGTCGTAAGCAATTCTGTTTGTGCGGTCTGAACCCATTTCAGCCAGCATGATTTTAAATGTCTGCCAGGTGATGTTTTCAAGTAAAACTCTGGTTTCTCCGGGTGTTGCTGTCGTTACCATAGTTTATTTTTTTCACAGTTGGTAAATCGTGAAACTGAATATCATGATTATTTTCTTTTTCTAAATCTAATAATATCTTGGCTACATCTTCGGCAATCTCTATAGCTTCCTGTACTGTTTTACCTTCGGCAACTAAACCCTGAAAATCATCACTGGTTGCCACAAAATATTCTTGCCCATCTTCAATAATTTTTTCAACTTTGAGTCTAATTAGTGTTTGCATTTACTTAACCTTTTTAGCCAAAATCAATGTGAATGATTTTTCAAGTCTGCTACTACCGATTTTATAAAAACGTCCCCCTACAGAATCAATTTTGAGACTCAATTTGCCTAACTACCGTCAACGCCGAATAACTCACCCCAGCAGTTCCTTCACCTGGATGGGTAGAATCACCGACTAACCACAGATGATTGATGGGTGTACGATTGGCAAAACCAAAGGGGCCAAAAGTGGGAATTCTTTGACCAATACCGCCGACAATACCGCGATCGCGTCCGGTAAAATGGGCAAAGGTGCGGGGTGTCGCTGCTTCTACATGAATTATCGTTTCTGGTTTCAGGTAAAAGTATTGCCCCAAGCGGGAAATTGCCTCTTGAGTGTATTTTTGTTTTAATCCTTCATAATCCTGATTACCCCACCAAGGCGTAGCATCGACAAATGAAGAAGCAATAATTGTCGCTTTTCCAGATGGCGCGCGACCATCTCCATCATGGCTGACGGAAACAAATAGGGAATTATTCTCGCCAATTGGTCCATTGACATCGTACAAAAATTGCAGGTGGGGTGGACAATTAGGGGGAATAGCACTGGCGTCTACACCCAAATAGACGACAAAGGCCCCCGATGCTGGGGGTAGTTTTTCTACACGCTGTTGATATCCAGATGGGGATTTTTCACCCAACAACTGCACCAAGTTTTGAACCGTGACATTAGCTACCACATGGTCGGCTGCTTCTGTCCAGACTTCGCCAGTTTGCTGATTTTTAATCACCACAGCAGTAGCTTGGCCATTTTCGACTTTGATATTTTCGACGGTGTGGCGCATCAACAACTTACCACCGTCTCGTTTCAAAGCTTGAACTAGGCGATCGCTTAAAACCTGCATACTACCCTGGAGGTGAAACAAGCCTTGGGGCAGTTGGGATACACTCAACGCCGTTGCAGCATAGAGTAAAGCTGTTTCTTCGGCACTGACTTGGGAATACAGCTTCAGTTGCAAATCTAAAAATGTCCGCAATCGGCGATCGCTTCCCAATCCACATAACCGTAAAGCATCACCCACAGTCATCAAGGTGAAAGGCGCAGTAATCAATGTACTAGGGCGCACAGCTTGAATTAGCTGCCACAAATCCCACAAATTACGCGGTGGTAACACCGGATCGCGTCCTTGAAATTCCCAACTAGCATCAAATAAAGTCGCCAGCAACTGCCAAAAGGGTTCACTACCAGGAAACTGTCTTTGGCGTTCTTCGCGCCATTTATCTGGATCACGCCAAACATTAATCGGTGTCACCTCACCAGGGAGATACACTGCACAAGCAGGATCACAAGGTGTTGCTTCTGGTAATGCGATCGCC includes the following:
- the crtD gene encoding C-3',4' desaturase CrtD yields the protein MSNHSVDRNKSRVVVIGAGIGGLTAGALLAHRGYSVLILDQALVPGGCASTFKRQGFTFDVGATQVAGLEPGGIHHRIFSELAIALPEATPCDPACAVYLPGEVTPINVWRDPDKWREERQRQFPGSEPFWQLLATLFDASWEFQGRDPVLPPRNLWDLWQLIQAVRPSTLITAPFTLMTVGDALRLCGLGSDRRLRTFLDLQLKLYSQVSAEETALLYAATALSVSQLPQGLFHLQGSMQVLSDRLVQALKRDGGKLLMRHTVENIKVENGQATAVVIKNQQTGEVWTEAADHVVANVTVQNLVQLLGEKSPSGYQQRVEKLPPASGAFVVYLGVDASAIPPNCPPHLQFLYDVNGPIGENNSLFVSVSHDGDGRAPSGKATIIASSFVDATPWWGNQDYEGLKQKYTQEAISRLGQYFYLKPETIIHVEAATPRTFAHFTGRDRGIVGGIGQRIPTFGPFGFANRTPINHLWLVGDSTHPGEGTAGVSYSALTVVRQIESQN
- a CDS encoding type II toxin-antitoxin system HicB family antitoxin, which encodes MQTLIRLKVEKIIEDGQEYFVATSDDFQGLVAEGKTVQEAIEIAEDVAKILLDLEKENNHDIQFHDLPTVKKINYGNDSNTRRNQSFT